The genomic stretch GTAATTCTCTGGATGCTGACACTATCATACAGTTCAACACAATTCTGATGCTATCTACCTGGAAATAACATCAGATCTTACAGATAAAGGCTCAGTCCCACAAAACTACGCGTCCCCCATCACCTAACTTCAGCTGCCAATCCCAAACCCAGGTATCACCTGTGTGTCTGACCCACCAGCTATAGATTAGAGCTTTCTATAACCTGTTTGTACTTCAGACACCAGTCACAAACTCAGGTTGTTGCCTTATTTCTGGCTCTAAGTTGTAAGTTCCCACAACTCCCACCTcagatttgattaatttgctataGCAGGTCACAGAAACATTTTACATGTTGGATTAGCCATTTATTCTATAAGGATATAATTCGgaatagccagatggaagagatgcataggaaAGGGATGGGGAAATGTGAGGAGTTTCCAAGCTCTGTGAGCATTCccactctccccaaatctccatgAGTTCACCAACTTGGAAGCTCTCCCAACCCCTCCCTTTGGGgttttatggaagcttcattatATGGGCACCATTGTTTACCGTGGCTGACTCAATACCCAGTCTGTCTCCTGCCCAGAAGTCAGCAGAGTGTAACTGAAAGTTCCAcctctctaatctttattaatgttaatgctttgcttgCTTATGAGCCCCAATCCCTACACGGagccaaaagtcacctcattaacataacaaaagactcCTTGGTTGCTCTCACCACTTAGGAAATTtcaaaggttttaggagctctgtgccagaaaccaaGACTAAGaccaaaagtttatttcttattattcatCACAATATCACAAGCAAAACACAGAGAGAATACCTAATTTTTATTTGGGAAGGCATATTATTAACAGACACTGAAGTATCTCAAACATGAACTAGTTTAGAGTCCAAAGTGGTTCCCTGCTGGGAGTCAGAATTTGGATTTGTAAAGAACTGGTCAGTGGGCCATTGTTTTCTTTATGAGCCATCTAGGGCCATATAATTATTTGATAGTGCAAAAAGTGAATAATATTAAATCCTTTTAATAAATAACTCTCCCTGGCTGTTGTGTGGAAGGCCAAATATGcgtagagaaaaatcaataagaacaGCTATTTCAGTGTTAAGATGCAAAGAAGCGGACACATTCAGGAGGTAAAATCAACTGGAGCTTGTTATTGATGAAAACAGGACCAGAAATTAGTATCCTGAATACTGGCCTGATGCTCAGTGACGTGGGAaataaaggcagaaggaaatgtagataaaattaaatgtccttataacctgcagcccttTGACAAATACTTAAGACAGGCAGAGTATCCAGATcatccaggaagctcccaactttcttaatgttaatgccttgctagagggttAAATAACCTTAGTTTGACAATAGCAAGGCCTCCTGCATCccgtgagtctttttttttttcttaaagatttatttatttattcatgagagacagagatttaggctgaggcagaagcaggctccatgcaggaagcccgatgcgggactcatcccagacctcaggatcacaccctgagccaaaggcatatgctcaactgctgagccacccaggcatccctgtaaatCTTTAggatatgaaaatccttttggaaccTCCCTTATCTTTCCCCCccccaaagtatataatcagtcacctctcacaatcctgaggcagcagctctttctgcccctgGGTCCTGtcctgtgctttatttatttatttttgaaaatttatagcactaaaatgcatgttttttaatagattattttatttatttttttattgaagttcaatttgctaacatatagtataacacccagtgctcatcccatcaagtgccctcctcagtgcccgtcacccagttaccccaaccccctgcccacctccccttctgcaactctttgttcatttcccagagttagtagtctctcacagtttgtctctctctctaagttttcccactcagttcccctcctttcacttataatccctttcactatttcttatattccccatataagtgaaaccatattgacttacttcactcagtataataccctccacttccaaccatgtcgaagcaaatagtgggtatctgtcctttctcatggctgagtaatattccgttgcaTATATAGACCaggtcttctttatccattcatcttttgaaggacatcatggatctttccatagtttggctattgtggatattgccgCTATAAACTCATGGTGTAGATGTCCTGgagtttcactacatctgtatctttggggtaaatacccagtagtgcaattactgggttgtagggtagctctatttttaactttttgagaaacctccacactgttttccagagtggctgtaccagttcgcattcccaccaacagtgccagagggttcctcttccccacatcctctccaacatttgttattttctgtcttgttaattttcaccattctcactggtgtgaggtggtatctcattgtggtttttatttgtatttctctaatggcaagcaatgcagagcattttcttttcttttctttttttatatattttttttgtccgttgttttaataaaaccaccattttgcagtaaagatgtctcaagaattcttttttggcCATTGGCTTCCACAAACCTCACCAACATTACAAAAACTACATCATCACTCAGGGCCAGACTGTTTGCCCTGCCAGTTTTAGGGAATTAGGCAGAGTGttaaaggtagagagagaaaacTAAATCAAGGATTGGCTGGGAACCAGTGGTCATCTCAGAAGCACTCAAGTCTCAAAGTTGACTAGACAGCCGTTCTAGTTAAGTGTACACATTCTAGCATTTAGTCTGACCTGAATCTTGAACCAGGATTTAGTTTAACCATTTGAGCACATCTGGACAAGTCTCTTAATTTAAGCCTCAGTTCTTTCttgataaagttaaaataatggaaatactTAGTTCATCAAATTAttatgagcattaaatgagaaaatataagtaaaaaatcaAGTGCACTGCTTGGCAAGGAGTCAAGTCTGAATGAAGATTGGTTAGTATTATTACTGGAAAATCTATCAAGGGTGCATCAGGAGGATGAGCTAGGATTTTCTACAATTCAGTAGAATTAGATTGAGTGTTGAGTTGAAGACCACTGTTTCTCCCATCATCCTTCTAGCTGGATAAACAACTAGCCAGTAGTCATTCCTTTGAGGCATGCAGGCTAAATCTGATCTGGAATTCATCCCAAACATCTTTTCTCTTCACAGCTCcctatgtatataattttaaagatactCATTTAATACTTTTtgctagaaaaaaatgtatacatgtcTTAAAAATTGTGTTATTTAAAATTCAACCTTACATGGCATTTTATCCTACATTACCCCAGGCACCCAATGAAGTGCCTTACCTATATCACTATTAATTCTCATAAAATGAACACATGTTGAATGAACAGAACTAACGTTATATTTTTAGTATTCCTTAATCTGAAATATCAAAGTACACTTTGAGCCAATATTTAGCCATGAGATAATTTATTATATCACACTCCCAATAATTATCAAATGAGAGTGCACCAATAcctagataaaaattaaaagtaaagagatCACTTGAGAATTGCCCGAATCTAAGAAATTAGCTGTGTCTGTGTGAGGGGAACTGCTCAGTATTCGCTAGAGAATGTGATAATGATCCCTGATGCTTTCAACTTCACATTTGAATGTCTAGAATCTTCAGAGATTTATTGCCAAAGGCAATAATATAAGATAGCATGGCTGCTATATAACAATGACTTTGAATTTCTTGCtttagaatgaatgaattcttATTTCAAGAGGTAGGATTTTGGCTTTTGTGACTTAATACTATTCTCTAAAGGTATCTGTACTTTCAAGTCATTGTGGAGAAACAGGGCAGATGTAACCTAGCAGTCAGCTAACAAGTGACCTTAACTGAATTAACCTACATTTCTGCGGTCTATTTAGTGCATATAAATAGGCATACTTCCAAGTACCGGGATTCATCATTTATCCATTTCTAAGACCAGAAACTCACCTGGTCTTCCTATACCGTCAAAACTTGGAACTCTGCCATAATGCTAATAAATTCACTAGCCTTGAGATGCTTTGAGGATTTATTGTTAGTAAGAATCTTGTGGGTATTGTTAGTAAATATCTTGTGGGGATGAGGGTTAGGTGTAGAACAGAAGGGGAGCTGAGGACAAAACTAAAGCTGACCCCTTCCTCGGCCCCCTCCTGCTCACGGgttatgtgtgacattcctcagtcactctggctgccctaaagctaaggaaaggaaaaacaaatagttaattTATAGAGATCACAATCCTGCAAGATATGTCTCCCTCAGATTAAAATGTCTTAGTAAGTTATaagaacaaagcatttttatcaataacctagcttccagaaggaaatgtagatacaattaaatgtccttataacctgcagcccattgacagatACTTGAAGCAGGCAGAGCATAATGTTCCTCCAGGAAGATCCCAAGTGTCTtgatgttaatgctttgctagaagGAAAAACCTTAACTCCATGATGGCAAGCTTCTGGTgtcctgtgagtcttctttaatGTATGAAAATCCTTtgaaacctcccttttccttaccaCCCCCCaatcccaagtatataatcagccacccctcacaaccgtggggcagcagctctttctgtccatgGGTTCTgttcctgtgctttaataaaatcacccatttacaccaaagatgtctcaagaattctttcctggcCATCAGCTTCCAATCTCAACCCTACATTCCAAAATTACATCAGAAGGACATTATTTACTGCGCTGAATACTTTTAGCTTATAGACAAGCAGATACTATGAAAAAAGTCTAGAATATAAAGCCAGAAAACATAGAGGGGAGATCCAATCTGGCCACTTGCTGGGTGGACGTGGATAAACTTCTTAACTTTTGAGGTTGAAACTTCATTCAGCTACACATTATGTcaaaaatacagttattttaCCCTATAATTCTCCAGTGAGAAAGCATGGCTACAGTAGGAAATGATTTGATTTGTTTGAATAAATGTAGTTTATATCCTAGATATTTATTAATCATGTTTTGCATAGTAATTAGATTGACATATCAATCTACTTGATaaagcaatattttaattataatattgaatgtacataataaatttataataagtGACTTTTCATTTATAACCTTAATTTGAAATTCCTTCCTATTTGTTCTATCAAGATTaggtttctcctttttattttttttttaatttttatttatttatgatagtcacagagagagagagaggcagagacacaggcagagggagaagcaggctccatgcaccgggagcccgacgtgggattcgatcccgggtctccaggatcgcgccctgggccaaaggcaggcgctaaaccactgcgccacccagggatccccgtttctcctttttaaaaaatggtcttgTTTTACCGTGCTGTAAACTTTGTAACTAGTACCTTTTTTATACACTAGCTATCCTCAAGTAGAAAGTGTAAATTTGTTAACCATCCATTTCCAAGAGACTCTGCTTTGTCCtaagtattatttcatttcatttatagcATAGTTACCAAAGGAATGAACTAGATCCAAACTGTCTGGGATTCATATTTTGATTCTACCTCATGGTATGTAAAGAtgaattacttaatattttcaaggtcaatttcttcatttataaatcataaaaatgcttACTATTATTTCATAGACATTAACGTAGAACTATATATACAAAATTCTTAACCCTGTGCCCATTGCTTAGTAAGCGTTCAATAATGTTAGCTATTACTCAAGACTCCAGTAAATAGGccaatatttatacattttaatccTTCCTGTTATGTTTACCATCCCTTTTGCTCTTTAGGTAGGTCTTATGTTTTTCatctttagctttattttttttaaagtatttatttatttatttatttatttatttatttatgatagacagagagaggcagagacacaggcagaggaataagcaggctccatgcagggagcctgacacgggactcaatcccaggactccaggatcgcaccctgggccaaagacaggcactaaaccgctaagccacccagagatcccctatttATCTTTAGCTTTAAAGCtactttaaatagattttataaataGATACTATTAAGAGAAAAGGATATACATTACTTGAAGGTTTCCTAGTTTCTGCTcaaaatagttcttaaaatactcatatatgtaaataataaactttttgctctatatgtaaaataaatcttttactctaaagtagaaaaaagaagtCCAAACTTAGTTTGAATATTTACTCGTTTATAATAACCTCTTTgggaattaatgaaaatgaagccaTCTAATTTATAACTCCTGTAATGTTTTCACCACAGGTTCTGTGATGCTATTTGGGTAACAACTCCATTTCCTCATGGATTCCCTGGTGGATGGGAACCACACTGCAGTGACAGGGTTCATTTTATTGGGCATAACTGAGGACCCTGTCCTTCGAGTCATCCTCTTCATGACCATCCTCTGCATCTACCTGGTGACCGTATCTGGCAACCTTAGCACGATCATTCTGATCAGGTTCTCCTCTCAGCTCCACCACCCCATGTATTTTTTGCTGAGCCACTTGGCCTTGGCTGACCTAGGCTGTTCCTCTTCTGTCACACCCAACATGCTTATAAACTTCCTGGTGGAGAGAAATATGATCTCCTATCTTGGATGTGCTATCCAGCTGGGTTCAGTTGTTTTCTTTGGGTCAAGTGAGTGCTTCCTTCTGGCTGCAATGGCATATGATCGCTTCATGGCCATCTGCAGCCCACTGCTTTATTCAACCAAAATGTGCACACAGGTTTATGTTCGCCTACTCACAGTGACTTACCTAGGTGGTTTTCTCAATGCTTGCTCTTTcactatttccttctcttttttactcTTCTGTGGACCAAATCAAGTCAAtcattttttctgtgattttactCCTTTAGTTAAACTCTCCTGCTCTGATAGTACAATCCCTGCGGTTGTCCCCTCATTTACATCTGGCTCCATCATTGTGGTCACGATGTGTGTCATAGTCATCTCCTATATCTGTATCCTCATCACCATCCTGAAGATGAGCTCCACTGAGGGACGCCACAAGGCCTTCTCCACCTGCACATCCCACCTCACAGTGGTGACTCTGTTCTTTGGGACCATTACATTCATTTATGTGATGCCCAAGTCCTGCTACTCGACTGACCAGAACAAGGTGGTGTCTTTGTTCTACCTGGTGGTGGTCCCCATGTTGAACCCCCTCATCTATAGCCTCAGGAACAATGAGATGAAGGGGGCTCTGAAGAGAGAGCTtggcagaaaaatatttacttagtcAAGCTTGTTATTTTATGGTATCAGATAAAATAATAtaccatataataataaaaaggatataGGGTGTCTGTGGTCTGAATAGGTCAGCCAGCATGGAGCATTTTAGTGAAGTAGGAGGATGGATTTTCTGATATCAATTGTAATTCAGAGGCTTATAGCCAGTTAcctttaacaaaattaatttaaatttaaattataaatacaaactGGTTTATGTGAAAATATACTTAACTGAAAATCtttcatagctttttaaaaaagattttatttatttattcatgagagacagagagagagaggcagagacataggcagagggagaagcaggctccctgaggggagcccaatgtgggacttgatcctaggaccccaagatcacgacttgagccaaaggcagacgttcaaccactgagccacccaggcatccttcgtaacttttatcactattttttcaAAAGCTGTTCCCTGTGTTACTTAAGTTTATTGTACCTCTAAACCATTAAGACTGTGTccattttcaataatattttatcctGTAATGTGTGTGATAACACTAGATATGATTGAGTACCTTTGAGAGGAAGTGACCAAATGGAACCAGACAGTAAAACtactggaaacatttttttttgcaggaaGGTTATCTGCTGGGGATGGGTTCTGTGGACTCATAAATGCTGGTCTGTATTCCTGATCTCTGGTTTCAGCCTAGTTGCAGCGAATCTCATAGAACAAGAGGGTGAGATGCCCCTGACTAACCTGTGAATGCTTCTGTCAGGTCAAATATGTGACTGCTCTGTGGGAGTGAGCAGGACTCCTGAATTCCTCAGGGAATCAGTGAACAAACAACTCTTAGAGTGATGTGTTCATGGGTAGACTCACATCCTATGAAGGAAGTTGGAAGGGACTAGATTGTGTTTCCTCCATGGAACTAAACCTACCTTTATGTATTGACAACTACCACACTTCTCTTTTCCAGTCCTCTCTTTAACATtttagacaaaaatatttttgtctaatGAAACTCAAGCACAGATGATCTCAAACTGAAGTGCCATTTCCTATCCCAAATTGCTCCCTCCACTATTCTGTATCCCAAAAGAGGCACCTCATTCAATCAGTTTATGGATTCCTGAACCCTGAGAGAAATGGATATTTCCCCCTTCACATTCCTCCATCAGTCACAAAATGTTACACCACCAGTCACAAAATGTTACACATTCAGAGTCCAATATTTACTTCCtacttcttttcatttccatggtTAGCACCTGTATTTCAAACTACCGTcctgtacatttattttacaatagGACTCCTGTGATAGCTAGTTTTATGTGTTGACTGGGCTATGGTGATCAGCtgtttggtcaaacaccagtCTTGGTGtggctgtgaaggtattttttggGTGTGACTAACATTTAATCAGTAGGCTTTGAGTAAAGTACATTAGACTCCATAATGGGGGTGGTGCTCAGTTGAAAGCCTGAAGAGAAAAATCTGAGGTCTTCTGAAAAAGAGGGATAATCCCTTTGGATTCACGACTATAACATCAACTCCTACGGAATTTGTTCTGCTGGACTGCACTGTGGGTTTTGAAATTGCCAACTCCAACAATTATTTGAGCCACTTCCTTAAAATctctgtatatgtatttatatattcatatagaatttttttattggttCTGTAAtctctggagaatcctaactAATACAATCCTAACCAGCTTTCCTCTACCTTCTTTTACTCTCTTCCAATTCATTCTCCATATAACATGATTAGAAatctaagatctttttttttttttaattttttatttatgatagtcacacagagagagagagagaggcagagacacaggcagagggagaagcaggctccatgcaccgggagcccgatgtgggattcgatcccaggtctccaggatcgcgccctgggccaaaggcaggcgctaaaccgctgcgccacccagggatccccatgattaGAAATCTAAATAGATGACTTCTTTCATTAATATCTCCCAAAGAGTTCAGAAAAAGggcaaaatttatttattttaaattccagtatagttgacatacagtgttatatattagtttcaggtgtacaatatactgactcaacaattccatacaccacccagtgttcatcatgacaaatacactccttaatccccatcacctatttcacccatccctccacccacatcccctctggtaacaatcacattattctctataattaagagtctctctcttttcctttgctcatttgtttcttaaattccacatatgagtgaaatcatatagtagttgtctttctcctttggtttattttacttagcattatactctgtagctccattcatgttattacaaatggcaagatttcattattttttatgactaatatatacatatgtatatatttcacctcttctttatccattcctctctcaatggacacttgggctacattcataattt from Vulpes vulpes isolate BD-2025 chromosome 11, VulVul3, whole genome shotgun sequence encodes the following:
- the LOC112926987 gene encoding olfactory receptor 5P76-like yields the protein MDSLVDGNHTAVTGFILLGITEDPVLRVILFMTILCIYLVTVSGNLSTIILIRFSSQLHHPMYFLLSHLALADLGCSSSVTPNMLINFLVERNMISYLGCAIQLGSVVFFGSSECFLLAAMAYDRFMAICSPLLYSTKMCTQVYVRLLTVTYLGGFLNACSFTISFSFLLFCGPNQVNHFFCDFTPLVKLSCSDSTIPAVVPSFTSGSIIVVTMCVIVISYICILITILKMSSTEGRHKAFSTCTSHLTVVTLFFGTITFIYVMPKSCYSTDQNKVVSLFYLVVVPMLNPLIYSLRNNEMKGALKRELGRKIFT